One window of the Pseudomonadota bacterium genome contains the following:
- a CDS encoding VOC family protein, whose translation MELALRQIALVAAHLAPLEKLLVEVFDLSPCHRDPAVAAYGLENVLLPIGRQFLEIVAPTRDDTAAGRYLERRRGDGGYMVITQCDDHAARRRHVDALGVRVAHEFKAEGFRNMQLHPRDTGGTFLEIDQQLDDAANWVPAGDDWRTHVRTSRVSAIVAAEIQADQPRALAERWAAITQLPLVTVDGVPHLRLDNADVRFVRCADGRPEGLAGLDLVTIDKLAITATLNRLGIAYQDSAFVLGGMRWRLV comes from the coding sequence ATGGAACTTGCGCTGCGTCAGATCGCCCTGGTGGCGGCCCACCTCGCGCCGCTCGAGAAACTGCTGGTCGAGGTCTTCGACCTCTCGCCCTGTCATCGCGACCCGGCGGTGGCTGCCTATGGTCTCGAAAACGTGCTGCTGCCGATCGGCCGGCAATTTCTGGAAATCGTCGCGCCCACCCGTGACGATACCGCTGCCGGCCGCTATCTCGAACGCCGCCGTGGCGATGGCGGTTACATGGTCATCACACAGTGCGACGACCATGCGGCGCGTCGCCGGCACGTGGATGCGTTGGGCGTACGTGTCGCCCATGAATTCAAGGCCGAGGGCTTTCGCAACATGCAATTACACCCGCGCGATACCGGCGGCACGTTTCTCGAGATCGATCAGCAGCTCGACGACGCCGCCAACTGGGTGCCGGCCGGTGATGACTGGCGCACGCACGTACGCACCTCGCGTGTCAGCGCCATCGTCGCGGCCGAGATCCAGGCCGACCAGCCGCGGGCACTCGCGGAGCGCTGGGCGGCCATCACGCAGTTGCCGCTGGTCACCGTCGACGGCGTGCCGCATTTGCGCCTCGACAATGCCGATGTGCGCTTCGTGCGCTGCGCGGATGGGCGCCCGGAAGGGCTGGCGGGGCTGGACCTCGTCACCATCGACAAGCTTGCGATCACCGCCACGCTGAACCGCCTCGGCATCGCGTACCAGGACTCGGCCTTCGTGCTGGGTGGAATGCGCTGGCGGCTGGTCTAG
- a CDS encoding TetR/AcrR family transcriptional regulator, with protein sequence MTQLTDAKRDAILEAASRMFLAEGYSAVSMDAIALAAPVSKPTLYNYFPGKQALFSAVVERDCARLALAVDSAVTDDGDLRSDLQTIARAYVDIVYEPRCLALYRVIIAELKHFPDLGKLTYESGAIPIIAAISRYLRGAGTKAGVCFPHVERSTRLLISMLTGDEFHRCLLGLSPTLSARQRALLVSRVVDNFLKAHGNDA encoded by the coding sequence ATGACGCAACTCACCGACGCCAAGCGCGACGCCATTCTCGAGGCGGCCTCGCGCATGTTCCTGGCCGAGGGCTACAGCGCGGTCAGCATGGATGCCATCGCGCTTGCCGCGCCGGTGTCCAAGCCTACCCTGTACAACTATTTCCCGGGCAAGCAAGCGCTGTTCTCGGCGGTCGTCGAGCGTGACTGCGCGCGGCTGGCATTGGCGGTCGACAGCGCGGTCACCGATGACGGCGATCTGCGTTCCGACCTGCAGACCATCGCGCGTGCCTATGTCGACATCGTCTACGAACCGCGCTGCCTGGCGCTGTATCGGGTGATCATCGCCGAGCTCAAGCATTTTCCCGATCTCGGCAAGCTGACCTACGAGAGCGGCGCGATCCCGATCATCGCCGCCATCAGCCGCTACCTGCGCGGCGCGGGCACCAAGGCCGGCGTCTGTTTTCCCCACGTCGAGCGCTCGACGCGCCTGTTGATCAGCATGCTGACCGGCGACGAATTCCATCGCTGCCTGCTCGGCCTGTCACCGACCTTGAGCGCGCGTCAACGCGCGCTGCTGGTGTCGCGGGTAGTGGACAATTTCCTCAAAGCCCATGGCAACGACGCATAG
- a CDS encoding HlyD family secretion protein, producing the protein MRALTRFLTLLFWCGVVAVIGYFGHAWWQTHVRPFESTDNAYVRAHMAQISARITGHVKAVHFTDNQAVQAGALLVEIDDAPLLAERDQAAAEAASRALRRATLNAELDTQNARIAQHVASFAAASASFSRAQKDLARLAGLVEDGSVPAQQRDAAESAVAIARAELARQRALTEEATRERATLAAQIAEAEAAHKTAEAALRRSEVALTHTRILAPISGVLGNRAVQVGQLLQPGAVLAFLVPQEGLFVEANFKETQLENMRAGQPVAIEVDAYPQAALTGVVDSSAPASGAEFSILPPENATGNFTKIVRRVPVKIRLDANRALALLKPGLSCVVKVRVR; encoded by the coding sequence ATGCGCGCACTGACGCGATTCCTGACCCTGCTGTTCTGGTGTGGCGTGGTGGCCGTGATCGGCTACTTCGGTCATGCCTGGTGGCAGACCCACGTGCGGCCGTTCGAGAGCACCGACAACGCCTACGTGCGCGCGCACATGGCCCAGATCAGTGCACGCATCACCGGCCATGTGAAGGCCGTGCACTTCACCGACAACCAGGCGGTGCAGGCCGGCGCCCTGCTGGTGGAGATCGACGATGCGCCACTGCTCGCCGAGCGTGACCAGGCCGCCGCCGAAGCGGCGTCGCGCGCGCTGCGGCGCGCGACTCTCAACGCCGAACTCGACACCCAGAACGCGCGCATCGCCCAGCACGTGGCGAGCTTCGCCGCCGCCAGCGCCAGCTTCAGCCGCGCACAGAAGGATCTCGCGCGCCTCGCCGGCCTCGTCGAAGACGGCTCGGTGCCGGCCCAACAGCGCGACGCGGCGGAGAGCGCGGTGGCCATCGCCCGTGCGGAACTCGCCCGTCAGCGCGCGCTGACCGAAGAAGCGACCCGCGAGCGCGCGACCCTGGCCGCCCAGATCGCCGAGGCCGAGGCCGCGCACAAGACCGCCGAAGCGGCGTTGCGGCGTAGCGAGGTCGCGCTCACCCACACCCGCATCCTGGCGCCCATCAGCGGCGTACTCGGCAACCGCGCGGTGCAGGTCGGGCAATTGCTGCAGCCGGGCGCGGTGCTGGCCTTCCTGGTGCCGCAAGAGGGCTTGTTCGTGGAAGCCAACTTCAAGGAAACCCAACTCGAGAACATGCGCGCCGGCCAGCCGGTGGCCATCGAAGTCGATGCCTATCCGCAGGCCGCCCTGACCGGCGTGGTGGACAGCAGCGCGCCGGCCAGCGGCGCCGAGTTCAGCATCCTGCCGCCCGAGAACGCGACCGGCAATTTCACCAAGATAGTGCGCCGCGTGCCGGTCAAGATCCGCCTCGATGCCAACCGCGCGCTGGCATTGTTGAAGCCGGG
- a CDS encoding efflux transporter outer membrane subunit has product MATTHRRRRIALAMGAMLLGACAVGPDYRAAPVTAPARWQATTDAAPSALEASPLSDDAEALQRWWTWFEDDNLDALIDMAMAQNLDVRAAGARLRAARAERRAAAAGLGPRLGMGVGSERTQNPMPGLAPGLTFTQHEIGFDARWEIDLFGRHKRRVEAADALVEASQAEVEAAMTVLCAEVARSYWEMRASDAGIVIKQAAIELAGRDAHHAKRRADAGIGTRDAALAADARIQVARTELVALELARSTAQRQVEHLLGVEPGKLAVTLHARNQPLPQFAPRLLLTPTAVLRNRPDIQRAERQLAAATALKAAAIADLYPRISIGMFFGLRNTALSALMSMASKSWSGGGSVLQPLFDGGRLRAMVEARDADIESAMVAFERANLDALHETEQALAQWLAAERGREASTAIVAASEQAVALASHRQRQGVADAREVIAAELAQLEARAALKRSEADVTVSTVAVLKALGAGIHHAGAATPATPASAAGGAP; this is encoded by the coding sequence ATGGCAACGACGCATAGGCGCCGCCGCATCGCGCTGGCGATGGGCGCCATGTTGCTCGGTGCCTGCGCGGTCGGCCCCGACTACCGTGCGGCGCCGGTCACGGCGCCCGCGCGGTGGCAGGCGACCACCGACGCCGCGCCCAGCGCGCTCGAGGCCAGCCCGCTCAGCGACGATGCCGAAGCGCTGCAACGCTGGTGGACCTGGTTCGAGGACGACAACCTCGACGCGCTCATCGACATGGCGATGGCACAGAACCTCGATGTGCGGGCGGCCGGCGCGCGGCTGCGCGCGGCGCGCGCCGAGCGTCGCGCCGCGGCGGCGGGACTCGGGCCGCGCCTCGGCATGGGCGTTGGCAGCGAGCGCACCCAGAACCCGATGCCGGGCCTCGCGCCGGGTCTCACCTTCACCCAGCACGAGATCGGTTTCGATGCGCGGTGGGAAATCGACCTGTTCGGCAGGCACAAGCGCCGCGTCGAGGCCGCCGATGCGCTCGTCGAGGCCAGCCAGGCCGAGGTCGAGGCGGCCATGACGGTGTTGTGCGCCGAAGTCGCGCGCAGCTACTGGGAAATGCGCGCGAGCGACGCCGGCATCGTCATCAAGCAAGCGGCCATCGAACTTGCCGGGCGCGACGCGCACCACGCGAAGCGGCGTGCCGACGCCGGTATCGGCACGCGCGACGCAGCCTTGGCCGCCGACGCGCGCATCCAGGTCGCGCGCACCGAACTCGTGGCACTGGAACTCGCGCGCAGCACCGCGCAGCGCCAGGTCGAACACCTGCTCGGCGTCGAGCCCGGCAAGCTCGCCGTCACCCTGCATGCGCGCAACCAGCCCTTGCCGCAGTTCGCGCCGCGCCTGCTGCTGACCCCCACGGCGGTGCTGCGCAACCGGCCGGACATCCAGCGCGCCGAACGCCAGCTTGCCGCCGCCACCGCGCTCAAGGCCGCCGCCATTGCCGATCTCTACCCCAGGATTTCGATCGGCATGTTCTTTGGTCTGCGCAATACCGCGCTGTCGGCGCTCATGAGCATGGCCTCGAAGTCGTGGTCGGGCGGCGGTTCGGTGTTGCAGCCGCTGTTCGACGGTGGCCGCCTGCGCGCGATGGTGGAGGCGCGCGACGCCGACATCGAATCCGCCATGGTGGCCTTCGAGCGCGCCAATCTCGATGCCCTGCATGAAACCGAACAGGCGTTGGCGCAATGGCTGGCGGCGGAACGTGGCCGTGAAGCCAGTACCGCGATCGTCGCCGCCAGTGAGCAGGCCGTGGCACTCGCCAGTCATCGTCAACGACAGGGAGTCGCCGATGCGCGGGAGGTGATCGCCGCCGAGCTTGCGCAACTCGAGGCGCGAGCCGCGCTGAAACGCAGCGAGGCCGACGTCACGGTGTCGACGGTGGCGGTGCTGAAGGCACTGGGCGCCGGTATTCACCACGCCGGTGCCGCCACGCCCGCCACGCCGGCGAGCGCCGCCGGCGGCGCGCCCTAG